One Nocardia huaxiensis genomic window, TCGGCTGGTCAGAGGGTTAAATGAAGCGGAATGTGGCGAGGATTCGGCGGGCCAGGTCGCGGCCTACGGCGCGGTCCACGCCGGTGTCGGCGGCGAGGGTGAGGACCAGGGAACCGGAGCTGCCGCCGCTCACCGCGAAGGTGTAGACGGTGTAGGCGGAGGCGCAGTTCGCGGCGGGTGGGGGGTAGGTGCCGGAGGTTTCGACGTAGACGCCGTTGAGGGACTTGTCGGAGTTGGCGAAGGGTTCGGGGCTGCTCGCCTGCACGGTGGCGTTCTGGTAGCCGGTTCGGGCCATGCGCGCACCGGCTTCGGTGGCGGCCGCGGCGGCGTCGGCCTCCGTGGAGACGGTCAGGAACATGGTGGTGCGCACGAAGTCGGGGCAGTAGCCGATGCCCTCCTGCGCCAGGCCGGTGACGGAGAGCTCGTCCGCGCCGGCGCCCAGGGTCGTGGTGGAGGTGTCGAGCGTCCAGTCCGCGGGCACATCCCAGGCCGAGTCGATATCGGAGGGCGCCACCACCTGATAGCCGGGAATCACCGCGGCCGGGGTGGATGTCCGGGTCGTGGAGTTCGGCGTGGTGGTGCGCGAGGTGGTCCGGCTCGTGGTGGTCGACGACACGGTGCTGGTGCCGCTCGCCTGCCCGCCGCCCCCACCGGAATCATCGGTCATCACAACGACAGTCGCGACAACCGCCACGATCGCGATCACGAGCGCGCCGATCCCGGAGTACAGCCACAGCTTCCTACGTTCGTCGCTGGGCGGCTGACCGTACCCGCCATAGGCCGGAGTGCCACCGTAGGGCGGCTGGCCGCTCTGCGAGGGATTCTGACCGGTCTGATAGGGGTGCCGGCCCGCCTGCGGCAGCGGTCCGGTCGGATACGGATTCGGTCCGCTCCGAAAGGGATTCGCGCCACTCTGGAACGGGGTGGTCCCCTGTGGCTGCGGCCCGCTCTGGAAGGGGCTCGGCCCCTGCTGCGGATACTGCCCGCCCGGCGCGGGATTCGGCTGCACCGGATGCTGCGGATGCGACTCCCACGGGGAACCCGGCGGCGGCATGCCCTGCCACCAATCGGGATTCGCGTCGCCGCGCTCCGGATCGTTGTTCCGGTCATCTGATCCACCGGTCACCGTCGGACCCCCTGTCGGACGTTTCAGTTGTCACTTCGGTTGTATCCGGGCAGCTCCTACGCCGTCGCCCGAATGGAGGCGAGAATCTGTTGCGCCAGTGCGCGATCCACCGCCTTGTCCACCCCCGTGTCCGCGCCGATGGTCAGCACGAACGCCCCGCCCTCACCCGGAAAGGCGAAGGTGTAGATCGTGTACGTGGAGGCACAGCCGCTCGTCGGAGCGGGTGCGCTGCCCTTGATCTCCATGAACACACCCGACAGCGTGCCGTCCGCGGATTCGAACGGCTCCGCGTTGCCCGGCGTCGACCCGGTTGTGGAGGGCCAGCCGATCCGGCCCATCCGCACCCCGATATCCGCGGCCGCCCGCGCCGGATCGGTCTCGGCCGACTGGCTCAGAAATGCCGTGGTGCGTGTGTAATTCGTGCAGTAGCCCACGCCCTCCTGCGCGAGCCCGACCACCGGAATCCGATCCAGCCCGGAATCGAACGCACTGATGCCGGTGGTGTCGATGGTCCAATCCTGCGGAACGTCATAGGCCGCACCGAGTTCCGGCATGGACACCACCTGATAGCCGGGAATCACCGCGCCCGGCGCGCTCGTCCTGGGCGCGGTGGTGCGCGGCGCGGTCGTGGTGCGTGTCCCGGAGGGCGTCGTGGTGAGGGCGCTGATCAGCGACGGCGTCGTATTCGATTGGGCCGAGGACGAATCCGAGCCGCCGTTCACCAGGACGACGGTGACCACCGCGCCGACGATTGCCAGCACCAGCACGCCGATCCCCGCGAACACCCATCCCGTGCGCTTGCCGCCGCCCGGAGGCTGCGCGGGCGGACCGCCGTACGGCGCTCCCGGGGCTTGATATGGACCAGTTTGATAGGGCGCGCCCTGCGGCGCCTGCCCCGGGTACCCGGCCCCCGTGCCGTACTGCCCGCCCGTGAACTGTGCGGTCGGATTCGGCGGCGCGTAGCCGAACTGCCAGGTCTGATCCCCCTGCGGCACACCGTAACCCGACTGCCCCTGCGGTCCCGGCTGCCACGGCGATTCCTGCGCGGGCGCACCCTGCCACCAGTTCGGCTCCTGCCCCTGCCGGGCCGGATCATCGTTGCGATCGTTCCCACTGGTCACGGTTGTCCCCTACCTGACGACTACACACCGTGTTGTATATCGCCGTACACGCCGAAGGCTTAACGCGCGACGGCCTCCGAAGCGGTGCGCCCCCGGTCCGAACCCGACGCCGGCTTCTTCGGCGGTGCGCCCACCAGCGTCAGCAGCGTCGCCTCCGGACGGCAGCAGAACCGGTACGGCGCCCACGGCGAGGTGCCCAGGCCGGCGGAAACATGCAGCTGCGTGTGCGCGCCCCACTTCGAGGCGCCCTTCACCCGCGCGCGATCGATCCCGCAATTGGTCACCAGCGCACCGAATCCAGGCACACACAGCTGCCCGCCGTGCGTGTGCCCGGCCATCACCAGGTCGTACCCGTCGGCCGCGAACCGGTCCAGCACCCGCGGCTCCGGCGAATGCGTGAGCCCGATGCTCAAGTCCGCCAGCGGATTCGGGGCGCCCGCCACGGTGTCGTAGCGATCCCGCTGCAGATGCGGGTCATCCACGCCGGCGGTCGAGATGCGCACCCCGGCGACCTCGATATCGCGGCGCACATGCGTCAGATCCAGCCAGCCGCGCTCGGTGAACGCCGCCCGCATGTCCTGCCACGGCAGCGGATCACCGAAGACGCGCTTGTGATCCTTCTTGAAGTACTTCAGCGGATTCTTCGGCACCGGCGCGAAATAGTCGTTCGAGCCGAAAACGAAAATACCGGGCCGCGCCAGCAGTCCGCCGAGGGCCTGCACCACCGAGGGCACCGACTTCTGATGCGACAGATTGTCGCCCGTATTCACCACCAGATCCGGCTCCAGCCGATCCAGCTCCCGCAACCACGCCTGCTTCAGCTGCTGTCCGGGCATCATGTGCAGGTCGCTGATGTGCAGCACCCGCAACGAGGGTTTCCCGTGCTCGAGCACCGGTAGCGTCGCCTCCCGCAGCACGAAGGCATTGCGTTCGACGAGCGTCGCGTAACCGATTCCGGCGACCGCGGCCCCGGCGGCTCCCAGGGCGGTGCGGCGCATGGCAGAGGTCGAGATAACGGGCATTTGCCCAGAATAGGCGACCGGGCTGAGAAACATCGAGTCAAATGCTGTGCGTCACCACCCAACTCTCGGGGGCCTCTCAGGGGCTTCGTCCCCGAACCCACCTGGTCAACCGCGCGGTCCGACACCCGCGAAAAAGAACGTGCGGGACCGCTGGGGGTGCGGGGTACCGTGAGCCGCATGTCGGAACTCAAAGAGAAGCTGCGTGCCGATCTCACCGCCGCGATGAAGGCCAAGGACGCGCTGCGCCTCAACACCGTGCGCATGCTGCTGGCCGCCGTCCAGACCGCGGAGGTCGCCGGAACGCAGGCGAAGGAACTCACCGACGCCGAGGTCATCGCCGTGCTGTCCAAGGAGGCGAAGAAGCGCAACGAGGCCGCCGTCGTCTACGAGCAGGCCGGGCGCGGCGAACTCGCCGCCAACGAGCGCGCCGAGGAGTCGATCATCGAGGAGTACCTGCCGACCCCCCTCACCGACGCCGAGGTCGCCGATATCGCCGACACCGCCATCGCCGACGTCGCCGAACAGCTCGGCGAGCGCCCCGGCATGAAGCAGATGGGCCAGGTCATGAAGATCGCCACCGCCCTGGCCGCGGGCCGCGCCGACGGGTCCCGCGTCTCCGCCGCCGTCAAGGCGCGCCTCTGACGCGAAGCCGCCCGGCAGGGCAGCGGATACGAAAGCGCCCGGAGTGCGACAGCACTCCGGGCGCTTTCAGCTATGGGGCCCCGGCTACCGCGGGATCGGGATCGGAATGGGGATCGGCGGGAGGCTGGGCAGGTTGGGCAGGCCCGGAATGCCCGGCGCCGGAGCCGGATTCGAGGGTGGAGCCGCCACCTGGGTGCCGTCGCTGACGTAGATGGTGATCACCGATCCGGGGATCGCGGAACCGTCGGGCGACATGCTCAGCACCGTGCCCTTGTTCGAGCCCGGGGCCGAGGCCACCGACACCTGGAATCCGGCGGCGACCAGGGTCGAGGTCGCCTGGCCCTGCGACTGGCCGACCACATCCGGGATCTGGGAGTTGTTGGCGCCGCGCACGTACTTGTCGTCGATGGGCGGCAGGGCGGACGGCGGGAAGTTGCCGAGCACGTTCTTCATGGCGCCCAGCCAGGAGCGCGCCGGCTCGTTACCGCCGAAGAGGTTGCCGCTGCCGCAGTTCCGCAGCGGGAACGAGCAGATCTCGCCGGGCGTCGGGCTGTCGCCGTAGATGTAGGCGGCGCCCGCGAAGGAGTTGGTGAACGCCAGGAAGGCCGAGGACCGGTGGCTTTCGGTGGTTCCGGTCTTGGCCGACAGCGGCACGTTCCAGCCCACCGACTGCGCGGCCGCGGCCGCGGTACCGCTGGTGTCGTCCTTGCTCATGGCGTGCGCGAGGGTGTTCGCCAGCCCCGGCTCGACCACCTGCTCGCAGGCCTGCTGGGTGAGCGGCACGGTCTTGCCGCCGCGATCCACGACCTCCTTGATCGGGGTGGGCGGGCACCACTTGCCGCCGGAGGCGATGGTGGCGGCCACATTGGACAGTTCCAGCGGGTTCACCGCGACCGGTCCGAGCGTGAACGAGCCGAGGTTCTGGTCCTTGATCATGTCGGCCAGGCTCTGGTTGCCGTGCCCGGAGGTGCCGGCCTGCGTGTAGGACCGCATGCCCAGCCGCACCGCCATGTCGACGGTCGGCGTGACGCCCACGGCCTGAATCAGCTTGACGAAGGCCGTGTTCGGCGATGTCGCCAATGCGTCGGTGACCGACATGGGCGAGCGGTACGCACCGGCGTTCTTCACGCAGTACGTCTCGGCCGGGCAGCCCGGCGTGCCGGAGTTACCCATGCCCTTGGCCGCGAAGAACGAGGGCACGTCCAGCGAGGCATTGATGCCCAGCCCCTTCTCCATGGCCGCGGCCGTGGTGAAGATCTTGAACACCGACCCCGCACCATCGCCGACCAGCGAATACGGCTGCGGCTGCACGGTTTGATGCGCGTTCGCGTCGAGCCCGTAGGCGCGGCTGGAGGCCATGGCGAGCACCGGATGCGAATCCTGCCCCGGCGCCACGATGTTCATGACCGAGGCGATGTCGTCCAGATTCGGATCGGCATTGGCGACGACCGCCGCCTTCACCGAGTCCTGCACCGCCGGATCCAGCGTGGTGCGAATCAGGTACCCGCCCTTGTTGATCTGATCCCGGCTGATCCCCGCGTTGGCCAGGTACTGCAGCGCGTAGTCGCAGAAGAATCCGCGGTCGTTGGCCGCGATGCACCCGCGCGGCAGGCCCTTCGGCTCGGCCAGTACGCCCAGCGGTTCGGTTTTGGCCTTGCGGAATTCGTCGGCGCGGCTGGGGATGTTCTGGATCATCGTGTCCAGCACGGTGTTCCGCCGCTCCATCACGCCCTGCGGGTTGGTGTAGGGGTTCAGCTTGGAGCTGGACTGCACCATGCCCGCGAGCATGGCGGACTGCACGACGTTCAGATCCTTGGCGTCGATGCCGAAGTAGGTCTGCGCGGCGTCCTGGATGCCGTAGGAGCTGTTGCCGAACGGCACCAGGTTCAGATACCGGGTGAGGATCTCGTCCTTGGTGAGCTGCTTGTCCAGCGTCAGCGCCATGCGGATCTCACGGATCTTGCGGGCGGGCGTGGTCTCGATGGCGGCGCGGCGCTCGGCGTCGGTCTTGGCGACCACCAGCAGCAGGTAGTTCTTCACGTACTGCTGGTCCAGCGTCGAACCACCCTGGGAGACTTCGCCGCCCGAGGTGTTGGTGAGGAAGGCGCGGAAGGTGCCCTGCCAGTCCACACCGGCGTGCTCGGCGAAGCGCCGGTCCTCGATGGAGACGATCGCCAGCTTCATATCGTTGGCGATCTTGTTGGAGGGGACTTCGAATCGGCGCTGCTCGTACAGCCACGCGAACGGCGTACCGTTCACATCGACCATGGTCGACACCGCCGGGACGGTGCCTTCCACCAGTTCGGCGGAGACATTGTCGACGGCGTCGGCCGCACGGTTGGACATATATCCGAAACCGCCGGCGAGTGGGAACAGCAACCCGGCGAGCAGGACGGCGGCCAAGACGCAGCTGCCGGCCAGTCTCGCGAGCGTTCGTGTGATCGGCACGAGCCCTAGCCTAATTGGCCTTTCGGACACTCGGTGTCCGCGCGTGTCGGGTGTCAGTTCATCCCGTATAGCACCGACTGCCCGGTTTCATGTTGCAAATGCATGGACGGACGTACCAGAAAATCTCGGGACGGTCTTGCGCAGGGGGCTCACCGTTACCTAGATTGAGAACCCAGTGTGATAGAGCTAACACTCAAAGTGGAATGTGGTGCAGAACGCAGCGGGGTTGGGTAGCTGCGCGCTGTACGCGATTCTGGAGCGCCGTGACCCGGTGTTCGGACTGCAAAGGGGCACACCAAATGCACATGACTACCCCGATCGCTCGATTGGACGTGGAGCAGGCCGAAGCGAGAATCGCCTGGGTTTCCCAGGCCC contains:
- a CDS encoding GatB/YqeY domain-containing protein, yielding MSELKEKLRADLTAAMKAKDALRLNTVRMLLAAVQTAEVAGTQAKELTDAEVIAVLSKEAKKRNEAAVVYEQAGRGELAANERAEESIIEEYLPTPLTDAEVADIADTAIADVAEQLGERPGMKQMGQVMKIATALAAGRADGSRVSAAVKARL
- a CDS encoding metallophosphoesterase encodes the protein MPVISTSAMRRTALGAAGAAVAGIGYATLVERNAFVLREATLPVLEHGKPSLRVLHISDLHMMPGQQLKQAWLRELDRLEPDLVVNTGDNLSHQKSVPSVVQALGGLLARPGIFVFGSNDYFAPVPKNPLKYFKKDHKRVFGDPLPWQDMRAAFTERGWLDLTHVRRDIEVAGVRISTAGVDDPHLQRDRYDTVAGAPNPLADLSIGLTHSPEPRVLDRFAADGYDLVMAGHTHGGQLCVPGFGALVTNCGIDRARVKGASKWGAHTQLHVSAGLGTSPWAPYRFCCRPEATLLTLVGAPPKKPASGSDRGRTASEAVAR
- a CDS encoding penicillin-binding protein, encoding MPITRTLARLAGSCVLAAVLLAGLLFPLAGGFGYMSNRAADAVDNVSAELVEGTVPAVSTMVDVNGTPFAWLYEQRRFEVPSNKIANDMKLAIVSIEDRRFAEHAGVDWQGTFRAFLTNTSGGEVSQGGSTLDQQYVKNYLLLVVAKTDAERRAAIETTPARKIREIRMALTLDKQLTKDEILTRYLNLVPFGNSSYGIQDAAQTYFGIDAKDLNVVQSAMLAGMVQSSSKLNPYTNPQGVMERRNTVLDTMIQNIPSRADEFRKAKTEPLGVLAEPKGLPRGCIAANDRGFFCDYALQYLANAGISRDQINKGGYLIRTTLDPAVQDSVKAAVVANADPNLDDIASVMNIVAPGQDSHPVLAMASSRAYGLDANAHQTVQPQPYSLVGDGAGSVFKIFTTAAAMEKGLGINASLDVPSFFAAKGMGNSGTPGCPAETYCVKNAGAYRSPMSVTDALATSPNTAFVKLIQAVGVTPTVDMAVRLGMRSYTQAGTSGHGNQSLADMIKDQNLGSFTLGPVAVNPLELSNVAATIASGGKWCPPTPIKEVVDRGGKTVPLTQQACEQVVEPGLANTLAHAMSKDDTSGTAAAAAQSVGWNVPLSAKTGTTESHRSSAFLAFTNSFAGAAYIYGDSPTPGEICSFPLRNCGSGNLFGGNEPARSWLGAMKNVLGNFPPSALPPIDDKYVRGANNSQIPDVVGQSQGQATSTLVAAGFQVSVASAPGSNKGTVLSMSPDGSAIPGSVITIYVSDGTQVAAPPSNPAPAPGIPGLPNLPSLPPIPIPIPIPR